One window from the genome of Elaeis guineensis isolate ETL-2024a chromosome 5, EG11, whole genome shotgun sequence encodes:
- the LOC105032609 gene encoding uncharacterized protein isoform X2 produces MKKEETVKLISAEGFEFVIDKKAAMVSHTIRNMLTSPGGFAETQLGEVTFPEISTPILEKICQYFYWSLQYTSGKETEFHIEPEITLELMMAANYLHT; encoded by the exons ATGAAGAAGGAGGAGACGGTGAAGCTGATAAGCGCGGAGGGGTTCGAGTTCGTGATCGACAAGAAGGCGGCCATGGTCTCCCACACCATCCGCAACATGCTTACCTCCCCCG GTGGCTTCGCGGAGACGCAGCTTGGGGAGGTGACGTTTCCGGAGATTAGCACCCCCATCCTCGagaaaatctgccaatatttctACTGGTCCCTTCAATACACCAG TGGAAAGGAGACAGAGTTTCATATTGAACCTGAAATTACTTTGGAGTTGATGATGGCGGCTAATTATCTCCACACTTGA
- the LOC105032609 gene encoding elongin-C isoform X1: MKKEETVKLISAEGFEFVIDKKAAMVSHTIRNMLTSPGGFAETQLGEVTFPEISTPILEKICQYFYWSLQYTRTALHGCQPPIFLLPTAHGCIYAVDPIEDSCGPKNRACL, translated from the exons ATGAAGAAGGAGGAGACGGTGAAGCTGATAAGCGCGGAGGGGTTCGAGTTCGTGATCGACAAGAAGGCGGCCATGGTCTCCCACACCATCCGCAACATGCTTACCTCCCCCG GTGGCTTCGCGGAGACGCAGCTTGGGGAGGTGACGTTTCCGGAGATTAGCACCCCCATCCTCGagaaaatctgccaatatttctACTGGTCCCTTCAATACACCAG GACTGCTTTACATGGTTGTCAACCACCTATATTCCTATTGCCCACAGCACATGGCTGCATCTATGCTGTGGATCCCATAGAAGATTCATGTGGACCAAAGAACCGAGCATGTCTTTGA